Proteins from one Tachyglossus aculeatus isolate mTacAcu1 chromosome 23, mTacAcu1.pri, whole genome shotgun sequence genomic window:
- the GCNT4 gene encoding beta-1,3-galactosyl-O-glycosyl-glycoprotein beta-1,6-N-acetylglucosaminyltransferase 4, translating to MKRYKCPSKYPLRQKIVVLFLTLWLVSLLKLLNVKKILFPKKDIYFVEHSLSTSSLVRNRYAYVRNDFKYEVNCSYVYEQEPGEIGKTLEIRKKDIVDLDDEDVIAMTSDCKVYQTIRRYHLKPVSPEEERFPIAYSLVVHKEAIMVERLIHTIYNQHNVYCIHYDLKSPDTFKFAMDNLAKCFANVFIASKLERVEYAHISRLQADLNCLSDLMKSSVPWKYVINLCGQDFPLKSNFELVSELKKLQGANMLETVKPSESKKERFTYRHELKSVPYEYMQMPVRTNISKNPPPHNIEVFVGSAYFVVSRAFAQYAVNSSLAKDFFHWSKDTYSPDEHFWATLTRVPGIPGEISRSAQDITDLQSKTRLVKWNYLEDHLYPPCTGSHLRSVCIYGAAELRWLLKYGHWFANKFDSKVDPIIIKCLAEKLAQQQWEWVSLSSEKLFLLRSSLSTSL from the coding sequence ATGAAGAGATACAAGTGTCCCTCAAAATACCCCTTGAGACAGAAGATCGTTGTCCTCTTCTTGACCCTTTGGTTAGTCTCGCTATTAAAACTTCTGAACGTTAAAAAAATTTTATTCCCTAAAAAGGACATTTATTTCGTGGAGCACTCCCTAAGCACCTCCTCTTTAGTTAGAAACAGGTATGCCTATGTCAGGAACGACTTCAAATATGAAGTGAACTGTTCTTATGTTTATGAGCAAGAGCCAGGGGAAATTGGCAAGACCTTAGAGATAAGAAAAAAGGACATCGTTGATTTAGATGATGAAGATGTCATTGCGATGACAAGTGACTGCAAGGTTTATCAGACCATAAGAAGATATCACCTAAAGCCTGTTTCACCAGAGGAGGAAAGATTCCCAATAGCCTATTCTCTGGTGGTTCACAAAGAAGCAATTATGGTTGAACGGCTCATTCACACGATATACAACCAACACAACGTTTATTGCATCCACTATGACCTGAAGTCACCTGACACCTTCAAATTTGCCATGGACAATTTAGCTAAGTGCTTCGCCAACGTTTTCATTGCGTCCAAATTAGAGAGAGTGGAATATGCTCACATTTCCAGACTCCAAGCTGACCTCAATTGCTTGTCAGACCTGATGAAATCTTCAGTTCCCTGGAAATATGTGATTAACCTGTGTGGACAAGACTTTCCTTTGAAGTCCAACTTCGAATTGGTTTCGGAGCTGAAGAAACTCCAAGGGGCCAACATGCTGGAGACTGTGAAGCCGAGCGAGAGCAAAAAGGAGAGGTTCACTTATCGCCATGAACTGAAAAGCGTGCCTTACGAATACATGCAGATGCCTGTAAGAACAAACATTTCCAAGAATCCACCGCCACATAACATTGAGGTTTTTGTTGGCAGTGCCTACTTCGTTGTAAGTCGAGCATTCGCCCAATACGCTGTGAACAGTTCCCTAGCTAAGGACTTTTTCCACTGGTCTAAGGACACCTATTCCCCAGATGAACATTTCTGGGCCACCCTGACCCGCGTCCCAGGAATCCCTGGGGAGATTTCCCGATCAGCCCAGGACATCACCGATCTGCAGAGTAAAACCCGTCTCGTCAAATGGAACTACCTGGAAGACCACCTCTATCCCCCGTGCACTGGCTCCCACCTCCGCAGTGTGTGTATCTACGGGGCAGCGGAACTGAGGTGGCTGTTGAAGTACGGTCATTGGTTTGCCAATAAATTCGACTCCAAGGTGGATCCCATTATCATCAAATGCCTGGCGGAGAAGCTTGCCCAGCAACAATGGGAGTGGGTCAGTTTGTCTTCAGAAAAGCTCTTTCTGTTGAGAAGTTCCCTCTCCACATCCCTTTAA